One Rhodoluna sp. KAS3 DNA window includes the following coding sequences:
- the phoU gene encoding phosphate signaling complex protein PhoU: MREVFQMELQEVQTRLVDIAETVTNVIEDATKAFNESDARLAERAIALAESNENKALDLDELVIKILARQSPVARDLRILVSALRISASLERMGALAGHIAAIAKFRYPGSAVPAPLKGTFAEMGKLDVELAHKVTELLRNTNVDQARAIQAQDQRVDELHRHVFDVVLADDWKENAMFTVDVTLASRYHERFADHVVDISSKVSYLTTGEWHEVID; encoded by the coding sequence ATGCGCGAAGTATTCCAAATGGAACTTCAAGAAGTTCAAACCAGACTGGTTGACATTGCCGAAACGGTGACCAACGTCATTGAAGACGCCACCAAGGCCTTCAACGAGTCAGATGCTCGCCTGGCTGAGCGCGCGATTGCGTTAGCTGAGTCAAATGAAAATAAGGCACTTGACCTTGATGAGCTAGTTATCAAGATTCTGGCCCGTCAGTCACCGGTTGCCCGCGACCTTCGAATCTTGGTATCGGCGCTGAGAATCTCAGCCTCGCTCGAAAGAATGGGCGCGCTTGCCGGCCACATCGCCGCAATTGCCAAGTTCCGCTACCCGGGCTCAGCTGTTCCTGCTCCACTAAAAGGAACTTTTGCCGAGATGGGAAAGCTTGACGTCGAGCTGGCCCACAAGGTTACCGAATTGCTCCGCAACACCAACGTTGATCAGGCACGTGCCATTCAGGCTCAGGACCAGCGCGTTGACGAGTTGCACCGCCACGTTTTTGACGTTGTGCTGGCAGACGACTGGAAAGAAAACGCGATGTTCACCGTTGACGTGACGCTAGCTAGCCGTTACCACGAGCGCTTTGCAGACCACGTAGTAGATATTTCAAGCAAGGTCTCATACCTAACCACCGGCGAGTGGCACGAAGTCATTGACTAA
- a CDS encoding phosphoglyceromutase, with protein sequence MTAKYTLILLRHGNSDWNQKNLFTGWVDVDLSEQGREEAKRAGELLAESGLKPDLLYTSRLKRAINTAHIALNAADRSWIDVQRDWRLNERHYGALQGKDKAQTLAEYGPEMFQTWRRSFDVPPPPIDDNDQYSQAHDERYADLGDRVPKTECLKDVLERMLPFWLSDIQPSLKEGKTVLVTAHGNSLRALVKHLDDVSDEDIAELNIPTGIPLVYQLDENFKPLVKGGEYLDPEAAAAGAAAVAAQGNKK encoded by the coding sequence ATGACTGCCAAATACACATTGATTCTTCTTCGTCACGGTAACAGTGACTGGAACCAGAAAAACCTGTTCACCGGTTGGGTGGATGTTGACCTTAGCGAGCAGGGTCGCGAGGAGGCTAAGCGTGCCGGTGAGCTACTTGCCGAGTCTGGCCTAAAGCCAGATTTGCTTTACACCTCACGTCTGAAGCGTGCCATCAACACCGCTCACATTGCGCTAAATGCCGCTGACCGCAGCTGGATTGACGTGCAGCGTGACTGGCGTTTGAACGAGCGCCACTACGGTGCTCTGCAGGGTAAGGACAAGGCGCAGACCTTGGCCGAGTATGGCCCAGAGATGTTCCAAACCTGGCGCCGCAGCTTTGATGTTCCACCACCGCCGATCGATGACAACGACCAGTACTCACAGGCTCATGACGAGCGCTATGCAGACTTGGGCGACCGCGTTCCAAAGACTGAGTGCTTGAAAGACGTTCTTGAGCGCATGCTGCCTTTCTGGTTGTCAGACATCCAGCCATCGCTAAAAGAGGGCAAGACTGTTCTTGTAACTGCTCACGGCAACTCGCTTCGTGCGTTGGTTAAGCACCTCGATGATGTTTCAGACGAGGACATTGCGGAGCTAAACATCCCAACCGGTATTCCATTGGTTTACCAGCTAGATGAGAACTTCAAGCCACTTGTAAAGGGTGGCGAGTACCTTGACCCAGAAGCAGCGGCCGCAGGTGCGGCAGCTGTAGCTGCTCAGGGCAACAAAAAGTAA
- a CDS encoding class I SAM-dependent methyltransferase, whose amino-acid sequence MATKKPIGTITRGTTNPNRLRRIDRFIAAMPLLRKTAAPIVVDLGFGASPITAIELLARITKINSNAHVVGIEIDRERVERGLAIAHSHLHFTHGGFETPLPPELNQKADVIRAFNVLRQYDESEVRAAWQLMTSRLSATGRLVEGTCDEIGRLASWVTLDSNGPMTFTISLRLQGLELPSKVAERLPKALIHHNLPGEKIHDFLQALDRAWLINAGLSAFSPAQRWLATCQTLETQGWQIHTDKKRRRLGELTIDWSAVAPEGY is encoded by the coding sequence GTGGCAACAAAGAAGCCGATAGGCACAATTACGCGGGGTACAACCAACCCAAATCGCCTGCGACGAATCGACCGATTCATCGCAGCCATGCCACTTCTTCGAAAAACCGCTGCCCCGATTGTCGTGGACTTGGGTTTTGGTGCCAGCCCGATCACTGCGATTGAGTTGCTTGCCCGGATAACCAAGATCAACTCAAATGCCCATGTTGTCGGTATTGAAATTGACCGAGAGCGCGTGGAACGCGGTTTGGCAATTGCCCACAGCCACCTGCACTTTACCCATGGCGGGTTCGAGACACCGCTGCCACCCGAACTCAACCAAAAGGCCGATGTAATTAGGGCTTTCAATGTTCTTAGGCAGTACGACGAGTCTGAGGTTCGGGCGGCTTGGCAGTTGATGACATCGCGGCTTAGCGCCACCGGCCGCCTGGTAGAAGGCACCTGCGATGAGATCGGCAGGCTGGCATCATGGGTGACCTTGGATTCCAACGGCCCGATGACTTTCACCATTTCTTTGCGCCTGCAAGGCCTTGAATTACCAAGCAAAGTTGCCGAACGCTTGCCTAAAGCTTTGATTCACCACAATCTTCCGGGTGAAAAAATTCACGACTTCTTGCAAGCGCTTGATCGTGCCTGGCTAATAAATGCAGGTCTTAGCGCGTTTAGCCCAGCGCAGCGCTGGCTGGCAACCTGCCAAACCCTTGAGACTCAAGGGTGGCAAATCCACACCGATAAAAAGCGTCGTCGCCTTGGTGAGTTGACCATCGATTGGTCTGCAGTAGCACCAGAGGGTTACTAA
- a CDS encoding FUSC family protein — protein sequence MSIRAPKINWTLRASVQRVLESLPPITQIVAAATTAYLFAYFVLGHQNPIFAVTVSIAALGFTRDARLRRVFETALGMVVGIALSEVFVLTLGKGAWQMAIVLFVALVSARFLSGTAAFSLTVGIQAMLVQIMPDPDGGAFVRSLDGLLGGVTALVFTAFIPRDPIGMASKDAGKLFAVFLDAVDALAAAVKNVDVKVVDAALVRVRRSQPLVDNWRMSLDSAVSISRISPLLRKHRGELSDQMRLMRGMDLATRNLRVVVRRVDFLIRDGVPRPYLADLFEQISAATAVLAKGLEGPDALEDSQKMFLEIIHQLDPKRFGIADQLREASVLLLLRPLLIDLLCASGMAEDAARAELPEV from the coding sequence ATGAGTATCAGGGCGCCCAAAATCAATTGGACACTTCGCGCTTCAGTCCAGCGGGTGCTTGAATCGCTGCCGCCAATTACCCAGATAGTAGCCGCGGCAACTACGGCCTACCTATTCGCATATTTTGTTCTCGGCCACCAGAACCCTATTTTTGCTGTTACCGTGAGCATCGCCGCTTTGGGTTTTACGCGAGATGCACGACTAAGGCGAGTCTTTGAGACCGCCTTGGGAATGGTCGTAGGAATTGCCCTGAGTGAAGTGTTTGTTTTGACCCTGGGCAAGGGCGCCTGGCAAATGGCAATAGTGCTCTTCGTCGCACTGGTTTCGGCGCGCTTCCTTTCAGGTACAGCAGCTTTTTCGTTGACCGTTGGAATCCAGGCGATGCTGGTTCAAATCATGCCGGATCCTGACGGGGGTGCGTTTGTTCGCAGCCTCGATGGTCTTTTGGGTGGTGTCACCGCGTTAGTGTTCACGGCCTTTATTCCGCGAGACCCAATTGGCATGGCTTCTAAAGATGCGGGCAAACTTTTTGCAGTTTTCCTTGACGCAGTGGATGCGCTCGCCGCGGCGGTTAAGAATGTCGATGTCAAGGTCGTCGATGCCGCATTGGTTAGGGTTCGCCGATCGCAGCCACTGGTCGATAACTGGCGCATGAGCCTCGATAGCGCGGTCTCGATTTCTCGAATTTCCCCATTGCTGCGCAAGCACCGCGGCGAGCTCTCAGATCAGATGCGCCTAATGCGCGGCATGGATTTAGCGACTCGCAATCTGCGCGTTGTTGTTCGCCGCGTTGATTTTTTGATTCGTGATGGAGTTCCACGGCCTTACCTAGCCGACCTATTCGAGCAGATCTCGGCCGCAACCGCGGTATTGGCTAAAGGCCTTGAGGGTCCAGACGCTCTCGAGGACTCGCAAAAGATGTTCCTCGAAATCATTCACCAGCTTGATCCAAAACGCTTTGGTATTGCCGATCAGCTTCGCGAAGCCAGTGTGCTCCTGCTACTTAGGCCTCTACTGATTGACCTGCTGTGTGCCAGTGGAATGGCGGAGGATGCCGCTCGGGCAGAACTGCCCGAGGTTTAG
- a CDS encoding folate-binding protein — translation MIEQRELAEGESATFLGPRGVITVVGPDRLTWLHSLLSQNLKNLEPGQSAEALLLDPHGHIEHVIHFIDDGQTAWLIVEAESREPLLNWLNKMVFRMQVVITDRSEDYALVGHMVSPVDGVATSNGIPLAWQDPWPGVVSGGVRYALTWPAKWPWFECLVEVQELEATLAKYGQAGTMAFDALRVAAHRPRQLTEVDEKSLPHEYDWMSTAVHLSKGCYRGQETVAKVHNLGHPPRRLAFLHLDGSGHALPESGDGVFIGDAESARGKITIAVNHYEMGPIALAILSRSVPEDAALIVHSSTGPIAASQEVIVPASAGKAANLPKRNLLMGGKH, via the coding sequence ATGATTGAGCAGCGCGAGCTTGCCGAAGGTGAATCTGCAACCTTCCTCGGCCCACGCGGAGTCATCACTGTGGTGGGCCCAGATCGACTGACCTGGCTGCACAGTTTGCTGAGTCAGAATCTAAAGAATCTTGAACCGGGCCAATCGGCCGAGGCATTGCTCCTGGATCCACATGGGCACATCGAGCACGTAATCCACTTCATCGATGACGGGCAAACCGCGTGGCTAATTGTTGAGGCAGAATCTCGCGAGCCGTTGCTGAACTGGCTGAACAAAATGGTCTTCCGGATGCAGGTTGTCATTACAGATAGAAGTGAAGACTACGCACTGGTTGGCCACATGGTTAGTCCGGTTGATGGGGTTGCCACTTCAAACGGCATCCCGTTGGCTTGGCAGGACCCTTGGCCTGGTGTGGTCTCCGGCGGCGTTCGGTATGCACTGACCTGGCCGGCAAAATGGCCATGGTTTGAGTGCCTGGTTGAGGTCCAAGAGCTAGAAGCTACCTTGGCAAAATACGGTCAAGCCGGCACCATGGCGTTTGATGCCCTTCGGGTAGCGGCTCACCGCCCGCGCCAGTTGACCGAAGTAGATGAAAAGTCTTTGCCGCATGAATATGACTGGATGTCAACGGCTGTCCACCTTTCTAAAGGCTGTTATCGGGGTCAAGAAACTGTGGCAAAAGTGCATAACCTCGGCCACCCGCCTCGACGCCTAGCGTTTTTGCACCTCGATGGGTCGGGGCACGCTCTTCCAGAATCAGGTGATGGGGTTTTTATTGGCGATGCCGAATCGGCGCGCGGCAAGATCACCATCGCTGTAAATCACTATGAGATGGGGCCAATTGCGCTGGCAATCCTGAGTCGATCTGTCCCTGAAGATGCCGCTTTGATCGTGCATTCATCAACCGGGCCAATCGCTGCCAGCCAAGAGGTCATAGTCCCGGCATCGGCCGGCAAGGCCGCGAATCTGCCAAAGCGCAACTTGCTAATGGGTGGCAAGCACTAA
- a CDS encoding FABP family protein: MFVLPEGLPLELTPFAFLVGKWEGTGVISYKLNESDETPVEYEFKQRVEFAHDGSNAMTYVSSAELIDEAGTILPSEIGYWRMARPAESADHGPGLMVGTGDKSLKTHEDLEKLRNKEGGFDIQVSMLHPGGAAELYNGKIKGARVDLASASGIAFEGSKTYRHSTRLYGLVENALLWVWEIALPGADLKPHASARLERVG; encoded by the coding sequence TTGTTCGTTCTTCCAGAGGGTCTTCCGCTGGAGCTCACTCCATTTGCCTTTTTGGTAGGCAAGTGGGAGGGCACCGGCGTAATTAGCTACAAGCTAAACGAGTCTGACGAGACTCCGGTGGAATACGAATTCAAGCAGCGCGTGGAGTTTGCCCACGACGGCTCCAATGCCATGACCTACGTATCGTCTGCTGAACTTATCGATGAAGCGGGCACAATCTTACCCAGCGAAATTGGCTATTGGCGCATGGCCCGCCCGGCTGAAAGCGCCGACCACGGCCCGGGGCTCATGGTTGGAACCGGTGACAAATCACTAAAAACTCACGAGGATCTCGAGAAGCTCCGAAACAAAGAGGGTGGCTTTGATATCCAGGTGTCAATGTTGCACCCGGGTGGCGCCGCCGAGCTTTACAACGGAAAAATCAAAGGTGCTCGAGTCGACCTAGCCTCGGCAAGCGGCATCGCGTTTGAAGGATCAAAGACCTACCGCCATTCAACCCGCCTTTACGGCCTGGTTGAAAACGCCTTGCTGTGGGTGTGGGAAATTGCTTTGCCAGGTGCCGACCTCAAGCCACACGCTTCGGCACGCCTTGAACGCGTAGGTTAA
- a CDS encoding response regulator transcription factor has protein sequence MAQILVLSASAESEILPALGFLSHRVRQIAAEPANLVNAPGHDLIFLDARRDLASAKSLSKILQTTGISAPLILVVTEGGLAAVTAEWAATDIILENAGPGEIDARIRLAIGRQTQTEKVDKIHASGVVIDEGNYSAKVHGRPLDLTYKEFELLRFLAQHPGRVFTREQLLSEVWGYDYFGGTRTVDVHIRRLRAKLGDLEALIGTVRNVGYRFNLPEDSDAMSSSIR, from the coding sequence ATGGCTCAAATCTTGGTTTTGTCGGCGTCAGCCGAATCCGAGATTTTGCCTGCCCTTGGGTTTCTAAGTCATCGAGTTCGCCAAATTGCGGCTGAGCCAGCAAACCTTGTTAACGCTCCGGGACACGACCTAATTTTTCTCGACGCTCGACGCGATCTGGCCAGCGCAAAATCCCTCTCAAAAATCTTGCAGACCACCGGGATCAGCGCTCCACTGATTTTGGTAGTGACCGAAGGTGGCCTTGCAGCGGTGACCGCTGAATGGGCCGCGACAGACATCATTCTTGAGAACGCCGGCCCAGGCGAAATCGATGCGCGCATTCGACTTGCAATTGGCCGCCAGACCCAGACCGAGAAGGTTGACAAGATCCATGCCTCAGGTGTGGTCATTGATGAGGGCAACTACTCGGCCAAGGTTCACGGTCGACCATTGGACCTTACTTATAAAGAATTTGAATTGCTGCGCTTTTTGGCTCAGCACCCGGGCCGCGTTTTTACCCGTGAACAATTGCTTAGCGAAGTTTGGGGTTATGACTACTTTGGTGGTACCCGAACCGTGGATGTTCACATTCGGCGCCTGCGCGCCAAACTCGGAGATCTTGAGGCGCTCATCGGAACCGTTCGAAATGTTGGTTACCGATTCAATTTGCCTGAAGACTCTGACGCCATGTCTTCAAGCATTCGTTAA
- a CDS encoding RNA degradosome polyphosphate kinase, with protein sequence MSSEETMAIAVPDLGTELRADRFLDRELSWLAFNQRVLELAEDPNLHLLERVNFLAIFASNLDEFFMVRVAGLKRRIATGLAVTSSSGLSPQDVLSEISREAHLLQSRHASLFIDTIKPAMREKGIRIVRWAALDEAEKSSLHDYFQNQIFPVLTPLAVDPAHPFPYISGLSLNLAVVVRNPDNGKEHFARVKVPPLLPRFVRIPGNTGVTDARFVPLEDVIGEFMGLLFPGMDVLQQHTFRVTRNEDLEVDEDEGENLLVALEKELLRRRFGPPVRLEVANDINPQVLELLIRELDISDEDVYHLPSPLDLTGLFEIASLKRADLHYPPHPVITNRFLQPVEDKDVSIFAAMRQRDILVHHPYESFSTSVQAFVEQAAADPKVLAIKQTLYRTSGDSPIVDALIDAAEAGKQVLALVEIKARFDEQNNIAWARKLEQAGVHVVYGIVGLKTHCKLALVIRQEGNQLKRYCHVGTGNYNPKTARFYEDYGLFTSRDSVGEDLTKLFNQLSGYAPDSQFKSLLVSPNGVRQGLLERIQREIDFKAAGHDARIRVKVNSLVDEEIIDALYRASNAGVKVEVLVRGMCALRPGVPGLSENITVRSVLGRYLEHSRIFGFNGGGDPALFIGSADMMHRNLDRRVEALVRISQPDHIKELNGFFDLAMDDNSASWHLGADGKWSRHQYTLEGTPLTDVQDHIMADVYSKRKSRV encoded by the coding sequence ATGTCTTCTGAAGAAACCATGGCCATTGCTGTTCCTGACCTAGGCACCGAACTGCGCGCGGACCGCTTTTTAGACCGCGAGCTTAGCTGGCTGGCATTTAACCAGCGTGTACTGGAACTTGCCGAAGACCCAAACCTGCACCTGCTTGAGCGGGTTAACTTTCTGGCAATTTTTGCCTCTAACCTCGATGAATTCTTCATGGTTCGAGTTGCCGGCCTAAAGCGAAGAATTGCCACTGGTCTTGCTGTGACCTCTAGCTCAGGGCTTTCTCCTCAAGATGTATTGAGTGAAATTAGCCGCGAGGCACACCTACTGCAGAGCCGCCACGCAAGCCTATTTATCGACACCATCAAGCCAGCCATGCGCGAAAAGGGCATCCGGATTGTGCGCTGGGCTGCCCTCGATGAGGCTGAGAAATCTTCGCTCCACGATTATTTCCAGAACCAGATTTTCCCGGTACTAACCCCGCTTGCCGTTGATCCAGCCCACCCATTCCCTTACATTTCTGGTCTTTCGCTGAACCTAGCGGTCGTAGTGCGCAACCCTGACAACGGCAAGGAGCACTTTGCCCGCGTGAAGGTCCCGCCACTACTCCCGCGCTTTGTGCGCATTCCGGGCAACACCGGTGTTACCGATGCACGATTTGTGCCGCTCGAGGACGTCATCGGTGAATTTATGGGTCTGCTTTTTCCGGGCATGGATGTTCTTCAGCAGCACACCTTCAGGGTTACTCGAAATGAAGACCTTGAGGTTGACGAGGACGAGGGCGAGAACCTATTGGTTGCCCTTGAGAAAGAACTTTTGCGCCGCCGCTTTGGCCCACCGGTTCGACTCGAGGTGGCCAACGACATCAACCCTCAAGTTCTCGAGCTGCTGATTCGCGAACTTGATATCTCAGATGAAGATGTTTACCACCTACCGTCTCCGCTTGACCTGACCGGTCTTTTTGAGATCGCATCGCTCAAGCGAGCCGACCTGCACTATCCACCTCACCCGGTAATCACCAACCGATTCTTGCAGCCGGTTGAGGACAAAGATGTAAGTATTTTTGCGGCTATGCGCCAGCGGGATATTTTGGTTCACCACCCTTACGAGTCATTCTCAACCTCGGTGCAGGCGTTCGTCGAGCAGGCAGCGGCCGACCCTAAGGTGCTTGCAATCAAGCAAACCCTTTACCGCACCTCAGGTGACTCACCAATTGTTGACGCGTTGATTGATGCAGCAGAAGCCGGCAAGCAGGTCTTGGCACTGGTCGAGATCAAGGCCAGATTTGATGAGCAAAACAACATTGCCTGGGCACGCAAGCTCGAACAGGCCGGCGTTCACGTGGTTTATGGAATCGTTGGCCTCAAGACCCACTGCAAGCTTGCGCTGGTGATTCGCCAAGAAGGCAACCAACTCAAGCGCTACTGCCACGTTGGTACCGGAAACTACAACCCAAAAACCGCGCGTTTCTACGAGGACTACGGCCTATTCACTTCGCGCGATTCCGTGGGCGAAGACCTAACCAAGTTGTTCAACCAACTTTCAGGGTATGCACCTGACTCACAGTTCAAGTCATTGTTGGTTTCTCCGAACGGTGTGCGCCAGGGACTGCTCGAGCGCATCCAACGTGAGATTGATTTCAAGGCGGCTGGGCACGATGCTCGCATCCGTGTGAAGGTCAACTCACTGGTGGACGAAGAAATCATTGATGCTCTGTATCGCGCGTCTAACGCCGGGGTAAAAGTTGAAGTTCTGGTGCGCGGAATGTGCGCCCTTCGACCGGGTGTACCTGGATTGAGCGAGAACATCACCGTTCGGTCAGTTTTGGGTCGGTACCTCGAACACTCACGCATTTTTGGCTTCAATGGCGGGGGCGACCCAGCATTGTTCATCGGATCAGCCGACATGATGCACCGAAACCTTGACCGCCGCGTCGAGGCCTTGGTGCGAATTTCTCAGCCTGACCACATCAAAGAGCTCAACGGCTTCTTTGATTTGGCGATGGATGACAACTCGGCATCTTGGCACCTTGGCGCCGACGGCAAATGGTCT